The following proteins come from a genomic window of Athalia rosae chromosome 1, iyAthRosa1.1, whole genome shotgun sequence:
- the LOC105683719 gene encoding inhibitor of growth protein 1: MLNQAVVEALYSATYIENYLDCVENLPNDLQRHVSRLRELDATCQSYLRDVDQQQDILRSDVDMSTWRRALLKVQQALISAQEIGDEKLQIVQQVQDHIENKSRQLDLDYRNLDFGKEQETTEPARDSNSNVNTATTGTANTSERQPKRARRTRTETLVESAQAMDMIVTTETRSATLSAANSGTQKKTTAANTGKKKKRKSRQGTQQNQHREDTPPPPEDDLAIDPDEPTYCLCDQISYGEMILCDNDLCPIEWFHFSCVSLSTKPKGKWFCPKCRGDRPNIMKPKAQFLKELERYNKEKEEKS; encoded by the exons ATGTTAAATCAGGCGGTTGTTGAGGCTCTATACTCCGCGACttatatagaaaattatttggattgtgttgaaaatttgccGAATGATCTACAGAGGCACGTCTCTCGGCTACGAGAACTAGATGCCACTTGTCAAa GCTATTTACGAGACGTTGATCAACAACAAGATATATTGCGGAGTGACGTTGACATGTCAACCTGGAGAAGAGCGCTGTTGAAAGTACAACAAGCTTTGATATCAGCACAAGAAATTGGGGATGAAAAACTGCAGATTGTACAACAAGTTCAAGATCACATAGAAAATAAATCCCGCCAGCTGGACTTGGACTATCGCAATTTAG ATTTTGGCAAAGAACAAGAAACTACTGAACCAGCGCGCGATTCTAATTCTAATGTGAATACCGCTACTACTGGAACTGCTAATACGTCCGAGAGACAACCAAAACGAGCGAGAAGAACAAGGACAGAAACGTTGGTAGAATCTGCTCAGGCTATGGATATGATCGTAACGACAGAAACGCGATCAGCAACTTTATCCGCAGCTAATAGCGGGACACAGAAGAAAACTACTGCAGCTAATACaggcaagaagaagaaaagaaagtctCGACAGGGTACTCAGCAAAACCAACATCGCGAGGATACCCCACCACCTCCAGAAGATGACTTGGCTATTGACCCTGACGAGCCAACTTACTGCCTTTGTGATCAGATATCTTATGGAGAAATGATCCTGTGCGACAACGATTTGTGTCCCATCGAATGGTTTCACTTTTCATGTGTCTCTCTCAGTACTAAGCCTAAGGGTAAATGGTTTTGTCCGAAATGTCGCGGGGATAGACCCAACATCATGAAACCCAAGGCTCAATTCCTGAAAGAGCTTGAAAGGtacaataaagaaaaagaagaaaaatcatag
- the LOC105683720 gene encoding ubiquitin-conjugating enzyme E2 A isoform X3, which translates to MIWNAVIFGPHDTPFEDGTFKLTIEFTEEYPNKPPTVRFVSKMFHPNVYADGGICLDILQNRWSPTYDVSAILTSIQSLLDEPNPNSPANSLAAQLYQDNKREYEKRVATIVEQSWLNFQESHTEDPR; encoded by the exons ATGATATGGAATGCAGTAATTTTTGG ACCACATGACACTCCTTTTGAGGATGGAACATTTAAACTTACCATAGAGTTTACGGAGGAGTACCCAAATAAGCCACCCACTGTGAGATTCGTTAGTAAGATGTTCCATCCTAACGTGTATGCAGATGGAGGCATCTGTCTTGACATATTGCAGAACCGTTGGAGTCCGACATACGACGTATCTGCCATCCTGACATCCATACAG TCTCTCTTGGATGAGCCGAATCCCAACTCTCCAGCAAATTCATTAGCTGCGCAATTGTACCAGGACAATAAACGGGAATATGAAAAGCGGGTGGCTACAATTGTTGAGCAATCTTGGCTCAACTTCCAGGAAAGTCATACGGAGGATCCACGCTGA
- the LOC105683720 gene encoding ubiquitin-conjugating enzyme E2-17 kDa isoform X1, whose amino-acid sequence MSTPARRRLMRDFKRLQEDPPTGVSGAPTDNNIMIWNAVIFGPHDTPFEDGTFKLTIEFTEEYPNKPPTVRFVSKMFHPNVYADGGICLDILQNRWSPTYDVSAILTSIQSLLDEPNPNSPANSLAAQLYQDNKREYEKRVATIVEQSWLNFQESHTEDPR is encoded by the exons ATGTCCACCCCTGCCAGAAGGAGGCTCATGAGGGACTTCAAAAG ATTACAAGAAGACCCACCGACTGGAGTTTCTGGCGCACCAACAGATAACAATATCATGATATGGAATGCAGTAATTTTTGG ACCACATGACACTCCTTTTGAGGATGGAACATTTAAACTTACCATAGAGTTTACGGAGGAGTACCCAAATAAGCCACCCACTGTGAGATTCGTTAGTAAGATGTTCCATCCTAACGTGTATGCAGATGGAGGCATCTGTCTTGACATATTGCAGAACCGTTGGAGTCCGACATACGACGTATCTGCCATCCTGACATCCATACAG TCTCTCTTGGATGAGCCGAATCCCAACTCTCCAGCAAATTCATTAGCTGCGCAATTGTACCAGGACAATAAACGGGAATATGAAAAGCGGGTGGCTACAATTGTTGAGCAATCTTGGCTCAACTTCCAGGAAAGTCATACGGAGGATCCACGCTGA
- the LOC105683720 gene encoding ubiquitin-conjugating enzyme E2-17 kDa isoform X2: MSTPARRRLMRDFKRLQEDPPTGVSGAPTDNNIMIWNAVIFGPHDTPFEDGTFKLTIEFTEEYPNKPPTVRFVSKMFHPNVYADGGICLDILQNRWSPTYDVSAILTSIQSLLSDPNPNSPANSMAAQLYKENRREYEKRVKACVEQSFVD; the protein is encoded by the exons ATGTCCACCCCTGCCAGAAGGAGGCTCATGAGGGACTTCAAAAG ATTACAAGAAGACCCACCGACTGGAGTTTCTGGCGCACCAACAGATAACAATATCATGATATGGAATGCAGTAATTTTTGG ACCACATGACACTCCTTTTGAGGATGGAACATTTAAACTTACCATAGAGTTTACGGAGGAGTACCCAAATAAGCCACCCACTGTGAGATTCGTTAGTAAGATGTTCCATCCTAACGTGTATGCAGATGGAGGCATCTGTCTTGACATATTGCAGAACCGTTGGAGTCCGACATACGACGTATCTGCCATCCTGACATCCATACAG TCGCTGTTAAGTGATCCAAACCCGAACTCTCCTGCCAACTCTATGGCAGCACAGCTTTACAAAGAGAATCGACGTGAGTACGAGAAGCGAGTGAAGGCTTGCGTGGAGCAGAGTTTTGTGGATTAG
- the LOC105683717 gene encoding 2-oxoisovalerate dehydrogenase subunit alpha, mitochondrial, producing MSLKVMWTKKFIAQVSAKCLTRQRNFSTASTIGNSNPEFPIAANIYTDDLKFTNAASYNPIPIYRVLGSAAAENEVIANVKLEKDKYTKMYKDMVTITIMDKILYESQRQGRISFYMTNSGEETVQIGSAAAFNLDDVIYAQYREAGVLLWRGFKLEQFMDQCYGNHADIGKGRQMPVHYGSKDLNFVTISSPLTTQLPQAVGAAYALKRARSGRCVAVYFGEGAASEGDAHAALNFAATLDCPVVFICRNNGYAISTPASQQYKGDGIAAKGPAYGINTIRVDGHDIFAMYNATRAARDWSLAEGKPVLIEAMAYRVGHHSTSDDSSVYRSASEITEWKKLEPIAKFRDILTKIGLWSEAQENEHTTSIKEQILTTFAKSEKKLKPHWKELFTDVYRDMPQHIKNQMDAMEKHLVEYGDKYPLELYKSS from the exons ATGTCCCTGAAAGTTATGtggactaaaaaattcattgctCAGGTTTCAGCGAAATGTCTG ACGCGCCAACGTAACTTCAGCACAGCATCAACGATCGGAAATAGTAATCCTGAATTTCCGATCGCTGCAAACATCTATACGGACGATCTCAAGTTCACAAATGCAGCTTCGTACAATCCCATTCCAATATACCGAGTATTGGGATCCGCAGCCGCCGAGAACGAAGTTATTGCCAATGTTAAG CTGGAAAAGGATAAATATACAAAGATGTATAAGGATATGGTAACGATTACAATAATGGACAAAATACTCTACGAATCTCAACGTCAAGGGCGTATATCTTTCTATATGACCAACTCTGGCGAAGAAACTGTTCAAATTGGATCTGCAGCTGCTTTTAATTTGGACGATGTTATTTACGCTCAGTATCGAGAAGCTG gTGTATTGCTGTGGCGCGGGTTCAAATTGGAACAATTCATGGACCAGTGTTATGGCAATCACGCGGATATCGGCAAAGGCAGACAAATGCCGGTGCATTACGGGTCCAAGGATTTGAACTTTGTAACGATTTCCTCTCCGTTAACAACCCAGTTACCGCAAg CCGTTGGAGCCGCTTACGCGTTAAAACGTGCGCGTTCTGGGCGTTGTGTCGCAGTTTATTTTGGCGAAGGTGCGGCAAGCGAGGGAGATGCACACGCAGCGTTAAATTTCGCTGCCACACTCGACTGCCCCGTGGTATTTATATG CCGAAATAATGGATACGCGATATCTACGCCTGCTAGTCAGCAATATAAAGGAGATGGAATTGCAGCAAAAGGTCCTGCGTATGGTATAAATACAATTAGAGTTGACGGACACGATATTTTTGCAATGTATAATGCAACGCGTGCCGCCAGAGATTGGAGTCTGGCTGAAGGAAAACCTGTGCTTATCGAAGCAATGGCATACAG AGTTGGACATCATAGTACCTCCGACGACAGTAGTGTCTATCGATCCGCGAGCGAAATtaccgaatggaaaaaattggagccGATCGCAAAATTCAGAGATATTCTAACAAAGATTGGCTTGTGGTCTGAGGCACAAGAAAATGAACATACCACCTCGATTAAAGAACAAATTCTAACGACATTTGCCaagtccgaaaaaaaattgaaacctcATTGGAAAGAGCTTTTTACTGACGTTTATCGTGATATGCCACAGCACATAAA GAATCAAATGGACGCTATGGAGAAGCACTTAGTGGAGTACGGGGATAAATATCCTTTAGAGCTTTACAAAAGCTCGTAG